A single Filimonas effusa DNA region contains:
- a CDS encoding AAA family ATPase, whose protein sequence is MRILGIRIKNLASLDGFTEINFTREPLSSAGIFAITGPTGAGKSTILDALCLALYGKTPRYKQGQEAGVDIIDVQGSTINQGDHRGILRDGAGEGFAEVDFIGTDAQTYTATWKVRRARDKADGALQPDTTLLTNKLSGAIFPGKKKETAEEIERLVGLNFEQFTRSVLLAQGDFTAFLKAAKDEKSALLEKLTGTRIYSEISRQIFAHYSQEKRALEDLNLQREGIVTLTAEELQELERQKTTMEQSMALLEKEAETLNQEINWHDRLKLLQTTLSAASAAQEQAMLARQNAASREQLLKLVEQVQPTRSWMEGQQAAEKQLSEKATALQQLHATLHHLQQQQEALSQQLQTANEAAAATIGQQEEALPHLEEAKALDVQIKEKALQVAQVTTEVKTVEETQRQLERQLQIHQQQAEKLHFSITQLQQWKQDNAARQPIAENHGLINAKLADAQVLLDAAQELLPQLEIVQTAITGAQHAKAELEIQLATITQQIQAERPKHTAAAEALAGIPIADVEKGKAAIDTHIEDIIGAEAHWKIISHSQAELDILTQKLAGNKDELQAKVHLLACASEQLLVAAAERDASLRMLEKAKLAAAENVELLRSQLTAEEPCPVCGSKEHPYVTEQPQLNHVLSELKAAHEQHDKAYTTCLQAESGLKQTVNNLEETIDLQEQEVGTKETSLAVQHTTWLAFTIYPQADTISDQQKATWLAQQLQDARAQQKHLQQQIQLHANQKQELNALQQHIHQLEQQHNQNSNALKDTERQLQSLQQQQAQQLARQQDSHQALAVIEESLAPYFVTTGWFTNWQQDAALFLQRISQFADQWKTTTQKLEEDTRQQDILTAKIEAAKNQLQNASADVQKKQAALGGVTQQQEVLTQKRQAIFNGEAAATIEQKLKQAVTAALQAVDKMKADRELLQTSLTRTATQKEQAEKDILLLQQQAEALVQNIQQWLATFNSGNASVLTHQQLGQLLAYDTRWIATERAALRVVENALNAAQSVWQERNTQLQQHQQQRLSERNAEELVTLLNTAKANLQQQVQQKNEIGFQLQLNSSNKQKIGQLLNAIQAQALTAENWAKLNELIGSADGKKFRLIAQEYTLDALLTYANVHLAMLSNRYLLQRIPSTLGLQVVDQYMGNEVRTVYSLSGGESFLASLALALGLASLSGSQMQVESLFIDEGFGSLDPATLNIAMDALERLHDQGRKVGVISHVQEMTERIPIQIKVNKQQSGRSKVEVVNV, encoded by the coding sequence ATGAGAATTCTCGGCATTCGCATAAAAAACCTGGCCTCGCTGGATGGTTTTACTGAAATCAATTTCACGCGGGAACCCTTATCCTCCGCGGGCATATTCGCTATTACCGGTCCTACCGGTGCCGGTAAATCCACTATACTCGATGCGCTCTGCCTAGCCCTGTATGGCAAAACACCACGCTACAAACAAGGGCAGGAGGCAGGTGTTGATATTATAGATGTACAAGGCAGCACCATTAACCAGGGCGATCATCGGGGCATCCTGCGCGATGGCGCTGGCGAAGGCTTTGCCGAGGTTGACTTCATTGGCACCGATGCACAAACTTACACTGCCACCTGGAAAGTAAGGCGGGCCAGGGACAAGGCTGATGGCGCTTTACAGCCGGATACGACATTGCTTACCAACAAATTATCCGGAGCCATCTTTCCTGGTAAAAAGAAAGAAACGGCAGAAGAAATTGAGCGCCTGGTAGGCCTCAACTTCGAACAATTTACCCGTTCCGTATTGCTGGCCCAGGGCGACTTTACGGCATTTTTAAAAGCAGCCAAAGACGAAAAATCGGCCCTTTTGGAAAAGCTTACGGGAACCCGTATTTATTCCGAAATATCCAGGCAGATATTTGCCCATTACAGCCAGGAAAAAAGAGCGCTGGAAGACCTGAATCTGCAACGGGAAGGTATTGTCACGCTTACCGCAGAAGAGCTGCAGGAGCTGGAGCGGCAAAAAACAACTATGGAGCAAAGCATGGCCCTGCTGGAAAAAGAAGCGGAAACGCTAAATCAGGAAATAAACTGGCACGACAGGCTTAAGCTCTTGCAAACTACGCTTAGCGCCGCTAGTGCGGCGCAGGAGCAGGCTATGCTGGCCAGACAAAATGCTGCAAGCCGTGAACAATTATTAAAGCTGGTGGAACAAGTACAGCCTACCCGAAGTTGGATGGAGGGGCAACAGGCGGCGGAAAAGCAATTGTCCGAAAAAGCGACCGCACTACAACAGCTACACGCCACGCTTCATCACCTGCAACAGCAACAGGAAGCATTAAGCCAGCAATTGCAAACCGCAAACGAAGCAGCAGCCGCCACTATCGGGCAGCAGGAAGAAGCTCTTCCACACCTGGAAGAAGCAAAGGCATTGGATGTACAGATCAAAGAAAAAGCACTACAGGTAGCCCAAGTTACAACAGAGGTAAAAACGGTTGAAGAAACCCAGCGGCAGTTGGAAAGACAACTACAGATACATCAGCAGCAAGCTGAAAAATTGCACTTTTCCATTACCCAACTACAACAATGGAAACAGGATAATGCCGCCCGGCAGCCTATTGCCGAAAATCACGGCCTCATCAACGCAAAACTGGCCGACGCACAGGTTCTGCTGGATGCTGCGCAAGAGCTATTGCCACAACTAGAAATTGTTCAAACCGCTATAACCGGGGCGCAACACGCAAAAGCGGAGCTGGAAATACAATTGGCAACTATAACTCAACAAATACAAGCCGAAAGGCCAAAACATACCGCGGCCGCTGAAGCTTTGGCCGGTATACCTATTGCAGATGTAGAAAAGGGAAAAGCGGCTATCGATACCCATATAGAAGATATTATTGGGGCAGAAGCACATTGGAAAATAATAAGCCACAGCCAGGCAGAGCTAGATATACTAACGCAAAAGCTGGCGGGCAATAAAGACGAACTACAGGCCAAAGTGCATTTGCTGGCCTGTGCGTCCGAACAGCTCCTGGTAGCTGCGGCTGAACGGGATGCATCGTTACGCATGCTGGAAAAGGCAAAGCTGGCTGCTGCCGAAAATGTGGAACTGCTGCGATCGCAATTAACAGCCGAAGAGCCCTGTCCTGTTTGTGGCAGCAAGGAACATCCCTACGTTACCGAACAACCACAATTAAATCATGTGCTATCCGAACTGAAAGCAGCACACGAGCAACATGATAAAGCTTATACTACCTGCCTGCAAGCGGAAAGCGGTTTAAAGCAAACGGTCAACAATTTAGAAGAGACTATCGACCTCCAGGAGCAGGAAGTAGGCACCAAAGAAACGTCGCTTGCAGTACAGCACACAACCTGGTTAGCTTTTACCATTTATCCGCAGGCGGATACAATATCTGACCAGCAAAAAGCGACTTGGCTGGCCCAGCAATTGCAGGATGCTCGCGCGCAGCAAAAACACCTGCAACAACAAATACAGTTGCATGCCAATCAAAAACAGGAGCTGAATGCACTGCAGCAGCACATACACCAACTGGAGCAGCAGCACAACCAAAACAGCAATGCCTTAAAAGATACGGAGCGCCAACTGCAATCCTTGCAGCAGCAACAGGCACAACAGCTTGCACGGCAGCAAGACAGCCACCAGGCACTGGCTGTTATAGAAGAAAGCCTGGCCCCTTACTTTGTCACAACCGGTTGGTTTACGAATTGGCAACAAGATGCTGCGTTATTCCTGCAACGCATCAGCCAGTTTGCCGATCAATGGAAAACCACCACTCAAAAGCTGGAAGAGGACACCCGGCAACAAGACATACTAACAGCAAAAATAGAGGCTGCAAAGAATCAGCTACAAAACGCTAGTGCAGATGTACAAAAAAAGCAAGCTGCACTTGGCGGTGTAACACAACAACAGGAAGTCCTTACCCAAAAGCGGCAGGCCATCTTTAATGGCGAGGCTGCCGCAACGATAGAGCAAAAATTAAAGCAAGCCGTAACGGCAGCACTGCAGGCGGTGGACAAAATGAAGGCCGACAGGGAGCTGCTTCAAACCAGCCTGACCCGTACAGCAACCCAAAAAGAACAGGCCGAAAAAGATATACTGTTGTTGCAGCAACAAGCCGAAGCTCTTGTCCAAAACATACAGCAATGGCTGGCTACATTTAATAGTGGTAATGCATCTGTATTAACCCACCAGCAATTAGGGCAACTGCTGGCCTACGATACCCGCTGGATAGCAACAGAGCGTGCCGCATTAAGGGTTGTAGAAAATGCCCTTAATGCAGCGCAATCCGTATGGCAAGAACGCAATACGCAATTACAGCAGCACCAGCAGCAACGGCTTTCCGAACGAAATGCAGAAGAGCTAGTCACTTTACTGAATACCGCAAAAGCAAACCTACAGCAGCAGGTACAGCAGAAAAATGAAATTGGTTTCCAGCTACAGCTGAATAGCAGCAACAAACAAAAAATAGGGCAACTGCTGAACGCCATACAGGCCCAGGCGCTTACTGCCGAAAACTGGGCCAAGCTCAACGAACTGATAGGCTCAGCCGACGGTAAAAAATTCCGCCTTATAGCACAGGAATATACCCTAGATGCACTGCTTACGTATGCCAATGTGCACCTGGCTATGCTCAGCAACCGTTACCTGCTACAACGTATACCCAGCACTTTGGGCCTGCAAGTGGTCGATCAGTATATGGGCAACGAAGTACGCACTGTGTATTCTCTTTCCGGCGGCGAATCCTTCTTAGCATCTTTGGCCCTAGCCTTGGGCCTGGCGTCGTTATCGGGTAGCCAAATGCAGGTAGAATCGCTGTTTATTGACGAAGGCTTTGGTTCGCTTGATCCTGCTACGCTCAATATAGCTATGGATGCCCTGGAGCGCCTGCACGACCAAGGGCGTAAGGTGGGGGTGATCTCTCACGTGCAGGAAATGACGGAGCGCATACCCATACAGATAAAGGTGAATAAACAACAGAGCGGGAGGAGTAAGGTGGAGGTGGTAAATGTATAA
- a CDS encoding DUF3892 domain-containing protein, protein MSTHQVSCINKRGNHYDAHERISHIGGLNNSGSRWKLTEDEAIKSIEENKYQFYVSVNGRSVNVVIAQHENRKYLKTESDRYSPNNLLNLPECP, encoded by the coding sequence ATGTCGACACATCAAGTATCATGCATTAACAAACGTGGAAATCATTATGATGCTCATGAAAGAATTTCTCACATCGGCGGACTAAATAATAGTGGAAGCCGTTGGAAGTTAACAGAAGACGAGGCTATCAAATCTATTGAGGAAAACAAATATCAATTTTATGTCAGCGTTAACGGCCGAAGTGTTAATGTTGTTATTGCGCAACATGAGAATAGGAAATATCTCAAAACAGAATCTGATAGATATAGCCCTAACAATTTATTGAATCTGCCCGAATGTCCTTAA
- a CDS encoding MFS transporter: MSGINKGGGTAAQVSMLPVYIISLATFIIFFQGFMVAPLLPMLSEQFDTTVRHVSFIEPAYLLGYGLFTLVYAPLSDRFGRFRIVTFCLFMFCLFTLFTAFVNGINQMIFLRLLTGIGAAGVAPTTISWISDTYPYEKRGHALGIFFGNMAGGTAFGSSAGAFITSLIGWRGLFAGVAGIGLVILILILIRQKNSFGNREAITTRDNILLSFRTILSAGRARRTYFYVLFNGMFHSGIFAWLGYFFYSNYGLNEFQIGLALLGYGIPGLLLGPLLGRLADRYGRNKIIPIGLFLGAITVLLLSQNFSLAVSCILVALLSLGFDLSHPLFAAIVTTFSAKKGAATGLFAFFLFSGYGLGSLVLSLIVDIGLDRAFQLFGIGIWVAAFSSIFVFRKEK, translated from the coding sequence ATGAGCGGAATAAATAAAGGCGGAGGAACGGCTGCACAGGTATCCATGTTGCCGGTATATATTATATCACTGGCCACTTTCATTATATTTTTCCAGGGCTTCATGGTAGCGCCGCTGCTGCCAATGCTCTCGGAACAGTTCGATACTACTGTCCGGCACGTTAGTTTTATTGAACCTGCATACCTGCTTGGGTATGGACTGTTTACATTGGTGTATGCCCCTCTTAGCGACCGCTTCGGCAGGTTCCGGATTGTAACCTTTTGCCTCTTTATGTTTTGCTTGTTTACACTCTTTACAGCCTTCGTAAATGGAATTAATCAGATGATCTTCCTAAGATTATTGACAGGCATCGGCGCTGCCGGTGTTGCCCCTACAACGATTAGTTGGATCAGTGATACCTATCCTTATGAAAAACGGGGTCATGCCTTAGGGATCTTCTTCGGCAACATGGCAGGTGGTACGGCATTTGGATCCAGCGCCGGGGCGTTCATTACTTCACTGATAGGCTGGCGGGGGCTTTTTGCAGGGGTCGCCGGTATTGGATTGGTTATTCTTATCCTGATATTGATACGACAAAAAAACAGCTTTGGAAACAGGGAAGCTATCACAACCAGGGATAATATTTTGCTGTCTTTCCGCACTATCTTATCGGCCGGAAGGGCAAGGCGCACTTATTTTTATGTATTGTTCAATGGGATGTTTCATAGTGGCATCTTCGCCTGGTTAGGTTATTTCTTTTACAGTAATTACGGGCTGAACGAATTTCAGATCGGTCTTGCTTTATTAGGTTACGGTATTCCCGGACTATTGCTCGGGCCATTGCTGGGAAGGCTGGCCGACCGCTATGGAAGAAATAAGATCATACCCATTGGTCTATTCCTTGGAGCAATCACCGTGCTGCTATTAAGCCAGAATTTCAGTCTTGCCGTTTCCTGTATTTTAGTAGCACTGCTTTCTTTAGGGTTTGATTTATCCCATCCACTATTTGCCGCTATCGTCACAACATTCAGTGCCAAAAAAGGTGCTGCTACAGGACTTTTCGCTTTTTTTCTTTTTTCAGGTTATGGCCTCGGCAGCCTGGTATTGAGCCTGATCGTCGATATCGGTCTGGACAGGGCATTTCAGCTATTTGGGATTGGTATTTGGGTTGCGGCGTTTTCTTCGATATTTGTCTTCAGGAAAGAAAAGTAA
- a CDS encoding DNA/RNA helicase domain-containing protein — protein sequence MKKEEKKLPLAYVGETADAISRLTKHLAHPDKVKLEDTYFFYGNKFNKSATLDIESGLIRYLSGDGKYKLLNANLGLVDHNYYQRDELYQEIFKAIWEELRALKICRKTLSDIDNSPLFKYSPYKALSPEQTKNLIFLLEAIANNDKKRFVIQGGAGSGKSILAIFLFKLLHTSEEDFNFGTFKDEDYRIIQLVKDIKQANKNLKMALVIPMDSFRATVKSIFKHVKGLGAEMVVGPADLRKNNYDIIIVDEAHRLRRRVNLGPYFGVFDSICEELHLDKNTASEVDWILKQSCKSIFFYDAFQSVKPSDALPEQFDELMNNKEETGTGNLISQFRVRGGLPYVAFIDELLLCKRPQNEPKFFLDEYELSLFHDVNNMVDHIKKKEEQEGLARIIAGYAWPWPSQQNKTAYDIFIGETHLRWNSVKRDWINSANAINEVGCIHTVQGYDLNYAGIILGNEIGYDKEKNEIIIRKEHYFDANGKNGIKEPELLKKFILNIYKTLMLRGMKGTYLYVCDEALRNYFSRHIPWHDEATSVEEDTSGPLIPFVNSVPLYNLEASAGGFSDLQQVTGASQLYPVPQDLRITREHFACKVVGESMNKRIPNGAICLFRKYDSGSRNGEIVLASHIDIQDADYGANYTVKKYYSKKVKNKETGTWQHESITLMPLSTDETYENIELKNDETAQFTIHGIFEEVLSP from the coding sequence TTGAAAAAAGAAGAGAAGAAATTGCCGCTGGCCTATGTAGGCGAAACTGCTGATGCAATTTCAAGATTAACTAAACATCTGGCTCATCCTGACAAAGTAAAACTGGAGGACACTTACTTTTTTTATGGCAACAAGTTTAATAAATCAGCGACTTTAGACATAGAATCGGGCTTAATAAGATATCTGTCGGGAGATGGAAAGTATAAGTTATTAAACGCCAACCTCGGCCTCGTAGATCATAACTATTATCAGAGAGATGAGCTATACCAGGAGATTTTTAAAGCCATTTGGGAAGAATTAAGAGCCTTGAAAATATGCAGGAAAACGCTTAGTGATATCGATAATTCTCCCTTGTTTAAATATTCTCCATATAAAGCTCTAAGCCCCGAGCAAACAAAAAATCTGATTTTTCTACTTGAAGCAATAGCTAATAATGATAAAAAACGCTTTGTTATTCAGGGAGGCGCAGGTTCGGGAAAATCAATACTGGCCATCTTCTTATTTAAGTTACTACATACTTCAGAAGAAGACTTCAATTTCGGTACTTTTAAAGACGAGGACTACCGTATCATTCAATTAGTGAAGGATATAAAACAGGCAAACAAAAACCTGAAAATGGCATTGGTTATTCCAATGGACTCATTCAGAGCAACCGTCAAATCTATCTTTAAACATGTAAAAGGCCTAGGCGCCGAGATGGTAGTAGGGCCAGCCGATCTCAGGAAAAACAATTACGATATTATAATTGTTGATGAGGCTCATCGTTTGAGAAGAAGGGTAAACTTAGGCCCATACTTCGGTGTTTTTGACAGCATTTGCGAAGAACTACACCTGGATAAAAATACTGCCAGTGAAGTTGATTGGATATTAAAGCAATCTTGTAAAAGTATATTCTTTTACGACGCTTTTCAATCTGTAAAACCATCAGACGCACTTCCCGAGCAATTTGATGAATTAATGAATAATAAAGAAGAAACTGGTACAGGAAACTTGATCTCGCAGTTTCGCGTTCGTGGCGGACTTCCGTATGTAGCGTTTATTGACGAACTTCTACTATGCAAACGTCCCCAGAATGAGCCAAAATTCTTCCTGGATGAATACGAACTCAGCCTTTTTCATGATGTAAACAACATGGTTGATCATATCAAAAAAAAGGAGGAGCAGGAAGGCCTCGCAAGAATTATTGCCGGATATGCCTGGCCCTGGCCATCACAACAAAATAAAACAGCGTATGACATCTTCATAGGAGAAACACATCTCAGATGGAACAGCGTTAAACGGGATTGGATAAATTCAGCAAACGCCATTAATGAAGTCGGTTGCATTCACACTGTACAGGGTTATGATTTGAACTATGCAGGTATCATCTTAGGCAACGAAATCGGCTACGACAAAGAGAAAAACGAAATTATTATAAGGAAAGAACACTACTTCGACGCCAATGGTAAAAATGGCATAAAAGAACCGGAACTATTAAAAAAATTCATCCTCAATATTTATAAAACGCTCATGTTACGTGGCATGAAAGGCACTTACCTTTATGTATGCGACGAAGCACTACGCAACTATTTTTCCAGACATATTCCCTGGCATGACGAAGCTACTTCTGTAGAAGAAGATACTAGTGGTCCTCTAATACCTTTTGTCAACAGTGTGCCATTGTACAATTTAGAAGCATCTGCCGGTGGATTCAGCGATCTGCAGCAGGTAACCGGTGCCTCTCAATTGTATCCTGTCCCTCAAGACCTAAGAATAACAAGGGAACACTTTGCCTGCAAAGTTGTAGGTGAATCCATGAACAAAAGAATACCCAATGGAGCCATCTGTTTATTCCGCAAATACGACTCTGGCTCACGGAATGGAGAGATTGTATTAGCCTCCCACATCGACATCCAGGATGCCGACTACGGAGCCAATTATACAGTAAAAAAATACTACAGTAAAAAGGTAAAAAACAAGGAAACCGGCACCTGGCAACACGAGAGTATTACCCTAATGCCTCTTTCTACAGACGAAACATACGAGAACATTGAACTCAAAAACGATGAAACTGCCCAATTTACAATTCATGGTATTTTTGAAGAAGTTCTTTCTCCATAG
- a CDS encoding exonuclease SbcCD subunit D C-terminal domain-containing protein yields the protein MKYLHTADWHIGQLFHEYDRAYEHQQFLKWLLGSLQAEQVDVLLISGDVFDLSNPSAESVKMLYSFLNQAVTANPDLQIIITAGNHDSAARLESPKPLLESSNIHIVGLVEKKDDRIDYEKLVIPLKNKDGTTKAWCLAIPFLRMGDYPVIADAENPYSAGVAAFYAQAYACACSKKHAEEPVICMGHLHAQQTDMTDIDQSVERAIMGGVECIGITAFHEDIRYVALGHIHKAQRIGGKEHIRYCGSPIPMSFSELNYKHQVIVFDLEEQGISNLKAIEVPVSVLLKRVPSVHSSLAEVTNALQQLPVAGTDLQPAPYLEVRVLLDGPEPGLRHKIETALSGKHVRLAKIDVKYPVVNTTGSNAVTVAEDSLRQLQPKDVLEQVYQSRYSAAVPVELLQLFNQVTQEVTQTEAV from the coding sequence ATGAAATATCTCCATACAGCCGACTGGCACATCGGTCAGTTGTTCCATGAGTACGACCGCGCCTATGAGCATCAACAGTTTTTAAAATGGCTGCTTGGGTCACTTCAAGCTGAACAGGTGGACGTATTGCTGATCAGCGGCGATGTCTTCGATCTGTCCAACCCTTCGGCAGAGTCCGTGAAAATGCTTTATTCCTTTCTGAACCAGGCCGTGACTGCCAACCCTGATCTGCAAATAATTATTACTGCTGGTAACCACGATTCGGCGGCCAGGTTGGAATCGCCAAAGCCATTGCTGGAATCATCCAACATACATATTGTTGGCCTCGTTGAAAAGAAGGATGATAGAATTGACTACGAAAAACTTGTTATCCCTCTGAAAAATAAAGACGGAACTACTAAAGCCTGGTGCCTAGCCATTCCATTTTTGCGTATGGGCGATTATCCGGTAATTGCAGACGCCGAAAACCCATATTCAGCAGGCGTTGCAGCATTTTATGCGCAGGCGTATGCCTGCGCATGTTCCAAAAAACATGCAGAAGAACCCGTTATCTGCATGGGGCACCTGCACGCGCAGCAAACAGATATGACCGATATTGATCAATCGGTGGAACGGGCCATCATGGGAGGTGTTGAATGCATTGGCATAACGGCTTTCCATGAAGATATCCGCTATGTGGCCCTGGGGCATATTCACAAGGCCCAGCGTATTGGCGGCAAAGAACATATCCGCTACTGCGGCAGCCCAATCCCCATGTCGTTTTCAGAGCTGAATTACAAGCACCAGGTCATTGTGTTTGACCTGGAAGAGCAAGGCATTAGCAATTTGAAAGCTATTGAAGTACCCGTGTCGGTACTCTTAAAGAGAGTACCCTCGGTACATAGCTCACTTGCCGAGGTGACAAATGCACTACAGCAACTGCCTGTTGCGGGTACCGATCTTCAGCCAGCCCCATATCTCGAAGTGCGGGTTCTGCTTGATGGACCAGAACCAGGCCTTCGCCATAAAATAGAAACTGCCCTAAGCGGCAAACACGTGCGCCTGGCTAAAATTGATGTAAAATACCCAGTAGTCAATACCACGGGCAGCAATGCAGTAACCGTTGCAGAAGATAGCCTTCGCCAGTTGCAGCCCAAAGATGTATTGGAACAAGTCTATCAATCCCGTTACAGCGCTGCTGTTCCAGTCGAGCTGCTCCAATTATTTAATCAGGTAACCCAGGAGGTGACCCAAACTGAAGCCGTATGA
- a CDS encoding nucleotide pyrophosphohydrolase, whose amino-acid sequence MKDWNLLIERIRQFNLEREWSQFHNPKDLALAIGIEAGELNELFLWKKADEADKEKVKEELADIFTYALLLADKYGFDIEEIVNSKIDKNALKYPVEKAKGSAKKYNEL is encoded by the coding sequence ATGAAGGATTGGAACCTTCTTATTGAAAGAATAAGGCAATTTAACCTGGAACGTGAGTGGAGCCAGTTTCACAATCCCAAAGATCTGGCCCTAGCCATTGGCATTGAAGCAGGAGAGCTAAATGAATTGTTTCTCTGGAAAAAAGCAGATGAGGCAGACAAGGAAAAAGTAAAGGAAGAACTGGCCGATATATTTACATACGCCCTGCTACTAGCAGACAAATATGGCTTTGACATAGAAGAAATAGTCAACAGCAAAATCGACAAAAACGCTCTGAAATACCCGGTTGAGAAAGCAAAAGGAAGCGCTAAAAAGTACAATGAGCTATGA
- a CDS encoding HNH endonuclease: MSKLIEQPCANKLAYAHFWDTIKNSVKLSRINKFLTREQQTELKKIYPDGHFFVWGVEPKKGPNIREWEKITPGDLAVFAKDKFLICSGIVTYKMQNASLARYLWGSNGPESTWEYIYFLKDINDLSIPLAEYNLAADHKPNYLIQGFRVLDILTSQKALEELSFDKEIIKPNKPGGKRKAALDKLKETSETDKQTTRTYRLEQSLLADVLHDGKKINTCAICNKRFPVSFLVTAHIKIRVYCGLKERIDPNIVMPLCKMGCDELYERGYICIVNGYVKRTNSKPASTAISSYIRKIVRNKCGSYNEHSSGYFQWHYEHHTIEKHKKPKKR, from the coding sequence ATGAGTAAACTCATTGAGCAACCTTGTGCTAACAAGTTGGCCTATGCCCATTTCTGGGATACTATTAAGAACTCAGTAAAGCTTTCCCGTATAAATAAATTCCTGACGCGGGAGCAACAAACTGAACTGAAGAAGATTTATCCCGACGGCCATTTTTTTGTCTGGGGCGTTGAACCTAAAAAAGGCCCCAACATCAGAGAATGGGAGAAAATTACTCCCGGTGATCTGGCTGTTTTTGCCAAAGACAAGTTCCTGATATGTTCGGGAATTGTTACTTATAAGATGCAAAATGCCTCCTTAGCAAGATATCTATGGGGAAGTAATGGGCCCGAAAGTACCTGGGAATATATCTACTTCCTCAAAGACATAAACGACCTATCAATCCCTTTAGCCGAATACAATCTGGCAGCCGACCATAAGCCTAATTATTTAATACAAGGATTCAGGGTACTCGACATACTCACCAGTCAGAAAGCGCTGGAAGAGCTTTCATTTGATAAAGAAATTATTAAACCTAATAAACCTGGGGGCAAGCGAAAAGCAGCACTCGATAAATTAAAAGAGACCTCTGAAACTGATAAGCAAACTACAAGAACATACAGATTAGAACAGTCGCTTCTTGCCGATGTTTTACATGATGGAAAAAAAATAAATACGTGTGCCATATGCAACAAGAGATTTCCCGTATCATTCCTGGTCACAGCTCACATCAAGATCAGAGTATATTGTGGTTTAAAGGAACGTATAGACCCTAATATAGTCATGCCTCTGTGCAAAATGGGCTGCGATGAATTGTATGAACGGGGATACATCTGTATTGTCAATGGCTACGTCAAAAGAACCAATAGCAAACCTGCATCTACTGCAATTTCCTCCTATATCCGGAAAATCGTAAGAAACAAATGCGGAAGCTATAATGAGCATTCTAGCGGCTATTTTCAATGGCACTATGAGCATCACACAATAGAAAAACATAAAAAGCCAAAGAAACGATAG
- a CDS encoding helix-turn-helix domain-containing protein: MAKKNKQVYIPWLDKISDFYDTFRIGKAENNFFTIMRMEDQAKGKLLFMPLFRGNFFRLVICKTPEIRFLLPDETVSTSSNCIYFAYPGKIESWQRVETIYGYLVCFTPEFAGISPQSPLFTKDFPFFVNGASSILRLSQPDMDAIGHTAEALLVEMKSGNADNFEMIQHLLKVLLIQIRRLYYKDRQAKTDIQLKQASLMVRFRKVLNTYSIDTPNKRKEHRPTVRSIAEELHLTPSHLNFLVKKYTGHTALHHINEKILLEAKSLLTHTGLQVSEIANLLQFNEAAYFNRFFKKMTGITPTAYRDDALQLMRRPLDTQNR, translated from the coding sequence ATGGCGAAGAAAAACAAACAAGTCTACATTCCCTGGCTCGATAAGATCAGCGACTTCTACGATACCTTCAGGATTGGGAAGGCAGAGAATAATTTTTTTACCATTATGCGGATGGAAGACCAGGCAAAAGGCAAGTTGTTGTTCATGCCGCTCTTTCGTGGGAACTTTTTCCGGCTCGTCATTTGCAAAACACCAGAAATCCGGTTCCTGTTGCCCGACGAAACCGTCAGCACTTCTTCAAACTGTATCTATTTTGCCTACCCGGGCAAAATAGAAAGCTGGCAACGTGTGGAAACGATATATGGCTACCTCGTTTGTTTTACGCCTGAATTTGCGGGAATATCCCCCCAGAGTCCCTTGTTTACAAAAGACTTCCCCTTCTTCGTGAACGGGGCCAGTTCAATTTTAAGATTATCCCAGCCAGATATGGATGCCATAGGGCATACAGCCGAAGCACTGCTTGTTGAAATGAAATCCGGCAATGCCGATAATTTTGAAATGATACAACACTTGTTAAAAGTGCTGCTTATCCAGATTCGCCGCCTGTATTATAAAGATAGACAGGCAAAAACAGATATCCAGTTAAAGCAGGCATCCCTTATGGTTCGGTTCAGGAAAGTGTTGAACACCTATTCTATAGATACGCCCAACAAAAGAAAAGAACACAGGCCAACGGTAAGAAGTATTGCAGAAGAACTGCACCTCACACCCAGCCATTTAAACTTCCTGGTCAAAAAATATACAGGCCACACCGCTTTACATCATATCAATGAAAAGATATTGCTGGAGGCAAAAAGCCTGCTGACGCACACCGGTTTACAGGTATCGGAAATCGCCAACCTGCTACAATTCAATGAAGCAGCTTATTTCAACCGGTTCTTCAAGAAAATGACAGGCATAACACCTACTGCCTACCGGGATGATGCCCTTCAACTCATGCGGCGGCCTCTCGACACGCAAAATCGATAA